One genomic region from Yamadazyma tenuis chromosome 4, complete sequence encodes:
- the RPN7 gene encoding proteasome regulatory particle subunit (EggNog:ENOG503NURT; BUSCO:EOG09260Y2Q; COG:O), whose protein sequence is MEFESDVLQIPDYRLSQKEFLLANTSEASARAAIFEELASEITEANMGPYYKYLHEQYSDFPYVESVYEKLNAANEEQLSVLQARVKEAESDEESELDVVQTNLKLAEYYTTIIDRQNATDTYKKTLELTSNTGYKIDMLLTLTRVEFFFNDFHEAAKYLEQIKQLSDKGGDWERRNRFKTYNGLYLMATRNFAEASGLLIDSLATFTSSEVCSYEQIAHYAIVTGVLSLSRTELKSKIIDSPEILSIYSSAPELEPLVNLTNTLYTCQYNCLFEYLLQTYDQLLVPNKYLAQHANYFLRELRCKAYRQLLESYKSLSLKSMARNFNISEEFLDNDLCKFIPNKKLNCTIDKVNGIIETTRPDNKNSQYHLLIKQGDGLLTKLQKYGAAVKLSGAEPYSPSMNTH, encoded by the coding sequence ATGGAGTTCGAATCTGACGTGTTACAAATCCCAGACTACCGCCTCTCCCAGAAAGAGTTCCTTCTTGCGAACACTTCCGAGGCCAGTGCGCGGGCAGCCATTTTTGAGGAGCTCGCATCAGAAATCACTGAGGCAAACATGGGTCCTTACTACAAGTATCTTCATGAACAGTACAGTGATTTCCCATATGTCGAGTCTGTGTACGAGAAATTGAATGCAGCCAATGAGGAACAGCTTTCAGTGTTGCAGGCCAGAGTCAAGGAAGCTGAAAGTGACGAAGAAAGTGAATTGGACGTTGTGCAaaccaacttgaagcttGCCGAGTACTACACCACGATCATTGACCGCCAAAACGCCACTGATACTTATAAAAAGACCTTAGAATTGACTTCCAACACCGGCTACAAAATCGATATGTTGCTTACGCTCACGAGAGTTGAgttctttttcaatgacttcCACGAAGCTGCTAAATATTTGgaacaaatcaaacaaTTGAGTGACAAGGGAGGTGATTGGGAACGTCGGAATCGGTTCAAGACATACAACGGGCTCTACCTTATGGCCACCAGAAACTTTGCCGAGGCGTCTGGGCTTTTGATCGACTCTTTGGCGACCTTCACTTCTAGTGAGGTGTGCAGCTATGAACAGATTGCCCATTATGCCATTGTCACCGGGGTTTTGTCTTTAAGCAGAACCGAGTTGAAATCCAAGATCATCGACCTGCCAGAAATATTATCCATCTACTCGTCTGCGCCCGAGCTTGAGCcattggtgaacttgaccaacaCCTTATACACTTGCCAATACAACTGTTTGTTCGAGTACTTGCTTCAAACTTACGACCAGTTACTTGTGCCCAACAAGTACCTTGCGCAACATGCCAATTATTTCTTGCGGGAGTTGAGATGCAAAGCCTACAGACAGTTGTTGGAGAGTTATAAGCTGTTGTCCTTAAAGTCGATGGCCCGtaacttcaacatctcGGAAGAGTTCTTGGACAACGACTTGTGTAAGTTTATCCCCAACAAGAAGCTCAACTGCACAATCGACAAGGTCAATGGGATCATTGAAACCACTCGTCCGGACAATAAGAACAGTCAGTAccatttgttgatcaagcaGGGTGACGGattgttgaccaaattgCAGAAATACGGAGCGGCGGTGAAGTTAAGCGGAGCTGAGC